Within the Mucilaginibacter sp. CSA2-8R genome, the region CTTTATCTACTAAAAATGTGGCCGGAATAGCAGATACCCCATACAAGCGGGCAACCGCATTGCTTTCGCCTTTAAGGTCGGATAGTTGTGGCCAGCTCATATTTTCTTGTTTAAGGGCCAGTAACCATTTTGATCTGCTGTTATCCAGAGACACTGATATAATTTCAAACCCCTTATCTTTATACTGTTTATACTGGTTAACAATATTTGGAACTTCCTGGCGGCACGGTGAGCACCAGCTTGCCCAAAAATCTATCAGCACCACTTTTCCCTTAAAAGATGATAATGTTACCGGTTTGCCATCAACGTTCACCTGTGTAAAATCTGGTGCTGCCGCGCCTACTTTAAGACGGTAATGGGCATTTATAAATTCTTGTATTGTTTTTCCGGCATCGGTAGCCTGTATTTGGGGAGGCATCGTCTTAAAAACCTGTTCAGCAACAGTAACTGTTTTGTCATTTGCGGCAGTAGTAAATAATGCTACCGGCGCGTAATAAGAGTTTGGATTGCTTTTAGCAAACTGCAGGTTTTTGGTTTGATAGTCGCGCAGCATCTTAAAGTGGTGGCGTGCCACCTGGTTGGTAAAGGCTGTATCAGAAGCCAGTTCAGGAGCTGCTGCTATTTCGGCGTTAGAAATTTTATCAATATCCCATGGCATAGGGCCAACGGCTTTAACATAGGTTGCATACTCTGCATACGTTTTAGACCCGGTAATCCGGGCATTGCTTAACGAATCTTTAGAGTCGATGATAAGGTTTTCGCCGCTAAAGTGAAAGTAAATAACATCGCTACCATGTGTGGCCCTATCCTTACCTACACCTTGATGATCAAGCGCCATGCGTGCAGAACTATACGGCTTTATTTTGCCGGCAAACTTAAAGTTGCCATTCACCAGGGTAGATGAGTCCAAGTGATCCTGACGGTCGGTCATGTAGTTCAGGTACACTTTAGCCGGAGCATTTAAAGAGCCAATATGGCCGGTAATGGTAAAATTCTGTGATTGTGCTGCGCCGGTGAGCGATATGAGCGATAAAGCCAGCACATTAAATATCTTTTTCATTTTTTTAGTTAAATATTTCTATTTGTTTCAAGGAGCTTTTTATTATCAGGCTGCTGTGAACAGCTTTAATGCATACTTATCGCTGGTAGCCCGGATTCTGGTCACCAAAATTTGGGTTGTTCACAATTTCTGAATGTGGGATAGGTAGTATGTATTGTATTTGGCTGGTTATAGTCGGCCTTATGGTTTTTACTGTGTTGAAGGGCAGGCGTAGTAGTGCAAGCCATTCACTGCCATCTTCTCCAACCAGGTTACGGGCATACTCATAATACAGCTGAATCAACAGGGCATCAGTGGTTACAGCGGCATCAACAGCACCAAAATCGGTAACACCGGCTTTACTCAATACTGTTTTTAAAAGTGATTTTGCAGTATTTGCATCGCCGCCCGAGCGCACTGTAGCTTCGGCAAGCATGAGGTATACTTCTGTTAAGCGGAAAGCATAAGCTACTTCGGATAGCTGAGTTGGTACTTGCGCTGGCTGCACATATTTAATAAAAAAGAAGGTTTTGTTACCGGTTACTGCATTTCCAACCACCCAGCTTTGGCGCGGATCTCCGGCATATAAGTTCTTTAAAGCTGCCGTAGCCTGAAAAGGACGCGGAGGCCGCGCCAGTCCAAAATTGAGACTGGTATTCTCATTATTGATCAGTAATTCCTGATTAGCTTGCGGCTGTACGCCCAACATAACCTCCTGGCTTTGTAAGCCTCGGGTGTAAAAAATATCTTGTAGCTTGTTTTCTAACTTGTATGGGCTTCCGGTTATAATGGCATTGCCTAAGTTGACCGACTGCTGGTAGTCGTCTGTTTGGCCACGGCTAAGTAATACGCGCATTTTTAAGGCCATTGCTGTCCATTTATTAGCGTAAATATTAGTGTTTACTGCAGTGGCAGCACCGTTAGCTATGGCATAATCCAAGTCACTTACAATAAAGGCATAGCTGTCTTTTACCGAACTGCGCGGTTTGTTGATGTTAGTAAGCGTGTTAAATTGATCGACAGTAACAATGCCGTATTTGCTGTTAATGTCAAACCATTGCCCAAACAGGCTAAGTAGTTTAAAACTGGCGTAAGCTCTTAAAAATCGCGCTTCGGCAATAATCTGCGATTTGCGGCTACCAACAAATTTGTTGTCGGCTAAGTTGTTAACACCGGCAATTACCCCGTTAGCTGTGTTTATTAAACTGTAATAACGTCCCCATTGGTCGGTGTAGGTAGTTAATGCAAAATTGTCAACCTCCTCACTATA harbors:
- a CDS encoding TlpA disulfide reductase family protein, whose translation is MKKIFNVLALSLISLTGAAQSQNFTITGHIGSLNAPAKVYLNYMTDRQDHLDSSTLVNGNFKFAGKIKPYSSARMALDHQGVGKDRATHGSDVIYFHFSGENLIIDSKDSLSNARITGSKTYAEYATYVKAVGPMPWDIDKISNAEIAAAPELASDTAFTNQVARHHFKMLRDYQTKNLQFAKSNPNSYYAPVALFTTAANDKTVTVAEQVFKTMPPQIQATDAGKTIQEFINAHYRLKVGAAAPDFTQVNVDGKPVTLSSFKGKVVLIDFWASWCSPCRQEVPNIVNQYKQYKDKGFEIISVSLDNSRSKWLLALKQENMSWPQLSDLKGESNAVARLYGVSAIPATFLVDKDGKLLSTGLRGEELNKKLAAMFAN
- a CDS encoding RagB/SusD family nutrient uptake outer membrane protein, producing the protein MNNIYKVYALLAAALLLNTSCNKQLDALPENAKVEGNTIVDQPSANIALNGAYYVFANADNTQIKWSANKVFGSMAAGYIAYGAGSYSEEVDNFALTTYTDQWGRYYSLINTANGVIAGVNNLADNKFVGSRKSQIIAEARFLRAYASFKLLSLFGQWFDINSKYGIVTVDQFNTLTNINKPRSSVKDSYAFIVSDLDYAIANGAATAVNTNIYANKWTAMALKMRVLLSRGQTDDYQQSVNLGNAIITGSPYKLENKLQDIFYTRGLQSQEVMLGVQPQANQELLINNENTSLNFGLARPPRPFQATAALKNLYAGDPRQSWVVGNAVTGNKTFFFIKYVQPAQVPTQLSEVAYAFRLTEVYLMLAEATVRSGGDANTAKSLLKTVLSKAGVTDFGAVDAAVTTDALLIQLYYEYARNLVGEDGSEWLALLRLPFNTVKTIRPTITSQIQYILPIPHSEIVNNPNFGDQNPGYQR